The Geotalea uraniireducens Rf4 genome window below encodes:
- a CDS encoding acyl carrier protein: MSREEIKELIVSSLKLSITPAEIPDAVSLNEEIGLDSINALELASSLEEKYDVTISDDQIYKVLESVNTIHSFITTQTGGAA, from the coding sequence ATGAGTAGAGAAGAGATCAAAGAGTTGATAGTCAGTTCGCTGAAACTTTCCATAACTCCGGCAGAAATCCCAGACGCCGTGTCTTTGAACGAGGAGATAGGCCTTGATTCGATCAACGCCTTGGAATTGGCGTCATCGCTGGAAGAAAAGTACGACGTCACCATATCCGATGACCAGATCTACAAGGTCCTGGAGAGTGTCAATACCATCCATAGCTTTATCACGACTCAAACCGGAGGTGCCGCGTAG
- a CDS encoding carboxymuconolactone decarboxylase family protein, protein MVEIPSFMAAIKESDPVFYEKIIEMREFAYKDGALSSKIKLLMIMLMDAAYGSKIGCAKISDMARRVGATEEEIRETVRLSFIMGGLNGISSGLGAYFGFDFEKNDICNKSKMITK, encoded by the coding sequence ATGGTCGAGATTCCGAGTTTTATGGCTGCTATTAAAGAAAGCGATCCGGTATTTTATGAAAAGATCATCGAGATGAGAGAGTTCGCCTACAAAGACGGGGCACTCTCCAGCAAGATCAAACTCCTCATGATCATGTTGATGGATGCTGCATACGGTTCCAAGATAGGATGTGCCAAGATATCCGATATGGCGCGGAGAGTCGGCGCTACGGAAGAAGAGATACGGGAGACGGTCCGACTCTCCTTTATCATGGGAGGACTGAACGGTATTTCGTCAGGTCTGGGGGCTTATTTCGGCTTTGATTTCGAGAAAAACGACATATGTAATAAGTCCAAAATGATCACAAAGTGA
- a CDS encoding DUF362 domain-containing protein, with product MPIVSLQRCEEYQFEKVYGAVKKAFAGLGDPTRLLGPKGGRVLIKPNMMAAHPPDAHVCTHPEVVRAVIRLVKEHGSHPLVGDSPAGLIGKWDIDNVWKETSMERIVEEEGAEKVVFERCKITKIKTPYLEKLDEHLITSLAYECDAVINVPKFKTHTYMTMSGAVKNLYGMIPGKWKGEIHCRAPKPEDFGKIVASLAHLIKPKLTIMDAICGLEGDGPGAAGLVRNFGCVFATDDPVALDSVLAYMIGVRWDDIPVLKAAGDNCWGTVDIDQIDLVGVSKDELIIEDYLFPKKVQIRNLERFTRMVYAPTRVYPKVLEEKCKLCLRCLKSCPVKAMQLKANGGNRKQVVVEGDKCIECCCCYEVCDVNAIDLYGGKEAAV from the coding sequence TTGCCTATTGTTTCGTTGCAAAGATGTGAAGAGTACCAGTTCGAAAAGGTTTATGGCGCGGTAAAAAAAGCGTTTGCTGGTCTCGGTGACCCGACTCGCCTCCTCGGTCCCAAAGGAGGGAGGGTTCTAATCAAGCCGAACATGATGGCCGCGCATCCGCCGGATGCACATGTCTGCACCCACCCGGAAGTCGTCAGGGCAGTGATCAGGCTGGTTAAAGAACATGGGAGTCATCCGCTGGTCGGAGACAGTCCGGCTGGTCTCATCGGGAAATGGGACATTGACAACGTCTGGAAAGAAACGTCCATGGAGCGCATTGTCGAAGAAGAAGGTGCGGAAAAGGTGGTCTTCGAGAGATGCAAGATAACGAAGATAAAGACCCCCTACCTTGAAAAACTGGATGAACACCTGATCACCTCCCTGGCATATGAATGCGATGCGGTCATCAACGTCCCTAAATTCAAGACCCACACCTATATGACAATGTCCGGTGCGGTGAAAAATCTTTATGGGATGATTCCTGGCAAGTGGAAAGGAGAAATCCATTGCCGAGCACCAAAGCCGGAGGATTTCGGAAAGATAGTCGCCAGTCTGGCCCATTTGATCAAGCCAAAGCTGACCATCATGGACGCTATCTGCGGATTGGAAGGCGATGGCCCGGGCGCTGCCGGCTTGGTCAGGAATTTCGGCTGCGTGTTCGCAACGGATGACCCTGTGGCACTGGATTCAGTGCTCGCCTACATGATCGGAGTCAGATGGGACGACATCCCAGTGCTGAAAGCGGCAGGGGACAACTGTTGGGGAACAGTGGACATAGACCAGATAGACCTCGTCGGCGTGTCCAAAGATGAGCTGATCATCGAGGACTACCTGTTCCCCAAGAAAGTGCAGATCCGCAACCTGGAGCGATTTACCAGGATGGTCTACGCTCCGACCAGGGTTTACCCGAAAGTTCTTGAAGAAAAATGCAAGCTCTGCTTGCGCTGCCTGAAAAGTTGCCCGGTCAAAGCCATGCAGCTCAAGGCCAATGGCGGCAACAGGAAGCAGGTCGTGGTAGAAGGAGACAAGTGCATCGAATGTTGCTGCTGTTACGAGGTCTGCGATGTCAACGCGATTGACCTTTACGGCGGAAAAGAGGCTGCCGTCTGA
- a CDS encoding MFS transporter codes for MATRHFTRGQWFALAVAYVFTLTYVISLQSIPPLVHLLKKEIPLDYSQVGTLMGVFSLPGVLIAIPGGIWADRHNIRVIGTFSLAMVVIGNTTAAFAQNYWWLIAGRLVAGVGAMMLAILGPQILTRLFDKGKIGFVMGIFNTSVPVGVLLSMNTLGLLGESLGWRNTLFACNGVAIVAYLLFRPLSSAPQAVEASGSPDAATSPRREIGVGIVLLASIWLLFNAACLSFLTFGMDLIAGIGKGLGASHFLVSSIMLGALVLSPFIGYLIDRFNYRYFYIVTAGIMMAASFLLLTRTDAPAPLIALLSIAVGLVPVSVFTLVLNVVGARHIGLGYGVLNTFLNVGNSLGPYVTGRTIDAVGFPEAGFYAMATYSGLMALVVFLMWRNQFNVRVAEAQPRRADSLAS; via the coding sequence ATGGCAACAAGACATTTCACACGGGGCCAATGGTTTGCTTTGGCTGTAGCTTATGTATTCACATTGACGTATGTGATTTCACTGCAATCCATCCCTCCGTTGGTACATCTGCTAAAGAAGGAAATACCTCTCGACTATAGCCAGGTTGGCACTCTTATGGGAGTTTTCTCCCTGCCGGGAGTGCTAATCGCCATTCCGGGAGGAATTTGGGCGGATAGGCATAACATCCGTGTGATAGGCACCTTTTCCCTGGCGATGGTTGTCATCGGCAATACGACGGCAGCCTTCGCTCAGAATTACTGGTGGCTGATAGCTGGAAGACTTGTAGCCGGCGTCGGTGCAATGATGCTTGCCATATTGGGTCCCCAGATTCTGACCAGGTTATTTGATAAAGGGAAGATCGGTTTTGTCATGGGAATATTCAATACCTCTGTGCCAGTAGGGGTGCTCCTGTCGATGAATACCCTCGGGCTTCTCGGGGAGAGTCTGGGATGGAGGAACACCCTTTTTGCCTGCAACGGTGTGGCCATCGTCGCCTATCTGCTTTTTAGGCCACTATCCTCGGCACCACAAGCGGTTGAAGCATCCGGGAGCCCCGACGCAGCCACCTCCCCTCGGAGGGAAATAGGCGTAGGCATTGTCCTGCTTGCGAGTATCTGGCTCCTTTTCAATGCGGCCTGCCTCTCGTTCTTGACCTTTGGCATGGATCTCATTGCCGGAATCGGAAAGGGGCTTGGCGCTTCCCATTTTTTGGTAAGTTCGATCATGCTTGGCGCGTTAGTCCTTTCACCTTTTATCGGCTATCTAATCGACCGCTTCAATTACCGCTATTTCTATATTGTTACTGCCGGAATCATGATGGCAGCTTCGTTCTTGTTGCTCACCCGAACAGATGCCCCGGCACCATTGATAGCTCTATTAAGCATAGCGGTTGGACTCGTGCCGGTTTCTGTGTTTACCCTCGTTCTGAACGTCGTGGGAGCAAGACATATTGGCCTTGGTTATGGCGTGCTCAACACCTTCTTAAATGTGGGAAATTCGCTGGGGCCCTATGTGACGGGAAGAACTATTGATGCAGTAGGTTTCCCGGAAGCCGGTTTCTATGCGATGGCAACTTATTCGGGCCTCATGGCCTTGGTCGTGTTCCTGATGTGGAGAAACCAATTCAATGTTAGGGTGGCAGAGGCCCAACCGAGGCGGGCAGACAGCCTGGCATCGTGA
- a CDS encoding flavodoxin family protein yields MNSYLCICGSPREKGNSDILAESVIEGAKSRGMKGSKYYAHKMNVKPCIGCLACDKTGKCGQDDWKMIEDLFQGADAIIFSTAIYGRLMTGPLKCLIDRLRPFMKIEITPQGPVFHSRFKDAKYFALVTTNSSPDEKEAKPAHDCMIEFFEKVNNGRPNVVGVLNGCGLKSHGQVAMQEPELSGLAERMNLPPNAVETMVKRNQVYLKEAFDLGVRLADACQKANPVSHG; encoded by the coding sequence ATGAATTCATATCTCTGCATTTGCGGAAGTCCACGGGAAAAAGGCAACTCGGATATCCTGGCTGAGAGTGTGATAGAGGGTGCCAAAAGCCGGGGCATGAAGGGTTCGAAGTATTACGCGCATAAAATGAACGTAAAGCCCTGCATTGGATGCCTGGCCTGCGACAAGACAGGCAAGTGCGGCCAAGACGATTGGAAAATGATAGAGGATCTCTTCCAGGGTGCAGACGCGATCATCTTCAGCACCGCAATATACGGCCGGCTCATGACCGGGCCTCTTAAATGCCTCATCGATCGTCTTCGCCCTTTCATGAAGATAGAGATAACTCCCCAAGGCCCGGTATTCCATAGCCGGTTCAAGGATGCCAAGTATTTCGCCCTGGTGACCACCAACTCCTCCCCTGATGAGAAGGAAGCCAAGCCGGCGCATGACTGCATGATCGAATTCTTCGAGAAGGTCAACAATGGAAGGCCAAACGTCGTTGGCGTCTTGAACGGGTGCGGTTTGAAATCCCACGGCCAGGTAGCAATGCAAGAGCCGGAATTAAGCGGGCTTGCGGAAAGGATGAATCTGCCTCCCAATGCCGTGGAGACCATGGTAAAGCGGAATCAGGTTTACCTGAAAGAGGCTTTCGATCTGGGAGTAAGGCTGGCCGACGCGTGTCAGAAGGCGAATCCGGTCTCACACGGGTAA
- a CDS encoding muconolactone Delta-isomerase family protein codes for MLFLIIEKAIGQIPKEALEASGRCADYFAALKEKGKLKGNYHFAGIAGGAYILDVESNDELGETIIKSPFYKYTSRDIFPLMDERRLIEAEKIAAMN; via the coding sequence ATGCTGTTCCTTATAATAGAAAAGGCCATAGGTCAAATCCCAAAAGAGGCTTTGGAAGCTTCAGGCCGCTGCGCTGATTACTTTGCGGCGTTAAAAGAGAAAGGGAAACTGAAGGGGAATTATCATTTTGCAGGCATAGCCGGGGGCGCATACATTCTAGATGTCGAATCCAATGATGAGTTAGGGGAAACGATCATCAAATCCCCCTTCTACAAGTATACGAGCAGAGACATTTTCCCTCTGATGGATGAGCGGCGCTTGATCGAGGCCGAAAAGATAGCAGCCATGAATTAA
- a CDS encoding sugar phosphate isomerase/epimerase family protein, which produces MELTLDDLHEVGYQAIEISCHRNHLDPLYHSDKYLHSLTDKLKATGISVVNLHTGAKDLMSDIDFEPSLISDSKNDRQKRIDLILSTIAAATAIGAKNVTITSGILPEQCSEEEGYRRLRESIDTILAKSDGTVNLLIENEMGMLVERVEHLAKLLPLYQGSLWATLDIGHAQCTNEDICEAINSLGASVKHMHFEDIKDRVHNHLLPGDGDIDFGKIVKLLSGNSYEGYCSVELYTYDVKPAEAALHSLNYFKRINYDKCPEAYTASFVAV; this is translated from the coding sequence ATGGAACTAACTCTGGATGACCTGCATGAGGTAGGCTATCAGGCGATCGAGATCTCCTGCCACCGCAATCATCTGGACCCGCTCTATCATTCCGACAAGTACCTGCATAGTTTGACGGACAAGTTGAAAGCCACCGGCATTAGCGTCGTCAATCTCCACACCGGGGCGAAGGACCTGATGAGCGACATCGATTTCGAGCCTTCGCTGATTAGCGACAGCAAAAACGACCGACAGAAAAGGATCGACCTCATACTGAGCACAATCGCAGCGGCCACCGCCATCGGCGCCAAGAACGTGACCATCACCTCGGGGATTCTTCCGGAGCAATGCAGCGAAGAAGAGGGATACCGCCGCCTTAGGGAATCGATTGATACCATCCTGGCCAAAAGCGACGGCACCGTCAATCTGCTCATAGAAAATGAGATGGGCATGTTGGTCGAGCGGGTGGAACATCTGGCTAAACTGCTCCCATTATACCAAGGCTCCCTCTGGGCTACCTTGGATATCGGACACGCGCAGTGCACCAATGAGGATATCTGCGAGGCGATAAATTCGTTGGGAGCATCGGTCAAGCACATGCACTTCGAAGATATCAAAGACCGGGTTCACAACCACTTGTTGCCGGGGGACGGAGATATTGACTTTGGGAAGATCGTGAAGCTACTCTCTGGCAATTCCTACGAGGGATACTGCTCTGTGGAGCTTTATACCTATGATGTGAAGCCGGCAGAAGCCGCTTTGCACAGTCTCAATTACTTCAAGAGAATCAACTATGACAAGTGCCCTGAAGCATATACTGCAAGCTTCGTTGCAGTTTGA
- a CDS encoding UbiD family decarboxylase yields MRKPHGVELNDLRDWICLLKREEDLVEIDVPVDEVHAIGPITRSGFKRNLPALHFLNLLHSEASLLVNAFATRRRLALLLGTEESQLVQEYIKRTDRNRWCPPKVAEKAPCKEKKQFHEAVDIRRFPQTVWNPCDGGPYFTMGVVRVRNPGNGAANVSVNRLQVKDRNHLTIFTNKERGLGRAIWNYWEKGEPAPVVVTFGGDPFYLLAAIDTPGVDDDEMALAGGIKGQPLEVAYGEICRELDFPAGAEVVFEGVVHPESYEDEGPFGEVNGYLSEQGIAPVMEIQAVTHRDEPVFSGTYAGIPPVETTVIQDLMIEATLTKTLLKSGVDVAQIHIVPGSGGHQAAISIRKRNENDLRRVIRFSMAVLPIKQVLVTDADVDVSIPEQRQWVLSTRFDPAKDIHLIPHAPAINIDPMAQELDGKKTVTKMALDATRPEWAKGNPFIVAKSLVEQAEEFLNKYVPFAPRD; encoded by the coding sequence ATGCGTAAGCCTCATGGTGTGGAGCTTAACGATCTGCGGGACTGGATCTGCTTGCTCAAGCGAGAAGAAGATCTTGTGGAAATAGACGTTCCAGTTGATGAAGTGCACGCGATAGGACCTATCACCCGCTCTGGCTTCAAAAGGAACCTTCCGGCTCTCCACTTTCTGAATCTGCTGCATTCAGAGGCATCCCTGCTCGTCAATGCTTTCGCTACGCGGCGGCGACTGGCTCTCCTGTTGGGAACTGAAGAAAGTCAACTGGTTCAGGAATACATCAAACGTACTGATAGAAATAGATGGTGCCCCCCCAAGGTGGCAGAAAAGGCCCCTTGCAAGGAGAAGAAACAATTCCACGAAGCGGTAGATATCCGCCGCTTTCCGCAAACCGTATGGAATCCTTGCGACGGTGGCCCCTACTTCACCATGGGGGTGGTCCGGGTGCGCAATCCGGGAAATGGGGCCGCCAACGTGTCGGTCAACCGGTTACAGGTGAAGGACAGGAATCATCTCACCATCTTTACCAATAAAGAGAGGGGCTTGGGGCGGGCCATCTGGAACTATTGGGAAAAGGGGGAGCCGGCACCGGTTGTGGTGACCTTTGGAGGGGATCCCTTTTATCTGCTGGCGGCCATCGACACACCGGGAGTGGACGATGACGAAATGGCACTGGCCGGTGGGATAAAAGGCCAACCCCTGGAGGTAGCCTACGGGGAAATATGCCGGGAGCTGGACTTTCCGGCAGGTGCTGAGGTGGTTTTTGAAGGGGTGGTTCACCCGGAGTCTTATGAGGACGAAGGGCCATTCGGTGAGGTAAACGGCTACCTAAGTGAACAGGGCATTGCCCCGGTCATGGAAATTCAGGCCGTCACACACCGCGATGAGCCGGTTTTCTCTGGTACTTACGCAGGAATTCCTCCGGTGGAGACCACGGTGATCCAGGACCTCATGATAGAGGCGACATTGACCAAAACGTTGCTGAAAAGCGGTGTCGATGTGGCGCAGATACATATCGTGCCGGGGAGCGGAGGTCACCAGGCCGCAATTTCCATACGGAAACGAAACGAGAACGACCTGCGCCGGGTGATTCGTTTCTCGATGGCGGTGTTACCGATAAAACAGGTACTTGTTACCGACGCCGATGTGGATGTCTCGATCCCGGAGCAGCGTCAGTGGGTCTTATCCACGCGGTTTGACCCGGCAAAGGACATTCATCTCATTCCTCATGCTCCAGCCATAAATATCGATCCGATGGCACAAGAGCTGGATGGAAAAAAAACGGTCACCAAGATGGCACTGGACGCAACCAGGCCTGAATGGGCCAAAGGTAATCCTTTCATAGTAGCGAAATCGCTTGTGGAACAAGCCGAAGAATTCCTGAATAAATACGTGCCGTTTGCTCCCCGAGACTAG
- a CDS encoding sugar phosphate isomerase/epimerase family protein codes for MKRLRFGYNTNGFAHHSIEDAIEILAELGYDGIAITVDHNHCNILKTTDEEIASLSRILEQRGLKVVVETGARYFLDRWRKHEPGFVSNEGREERITFTKKAIDLGKTLQAEAITICSGRLSPQVDAELAWPILVQGLADVAEYADKQGMNIALEPEPGMYIDDLTEYDRLCEEPLLKDRLHLALDIGHVRCSETRSIEEAILTYRDRIKTIHIEDIKGDVHEHLFFGDGDIDFQPVMNALSQISFEGLINVELSRDSHRAVEMAIKSIGFLHRYNKKERQ; via the coding sequence TTGAAGAGACTCAGGTTCGGTTACAACACCAATGGCTTTGCACACCACAGCATCGAGGACGCCATCGAGATACTTGCCGAACTGGGCTACGACGGCATTGCCATTACGGTCGACCATAATCACTGCAACATCCTGAAGACCACCGATGAGGAGATCGCCTCTCTATCGAGAATATTGGAGCAACGCGGCCTGAAGGTCGTCGTAGAAACCGGGGCGCGCTACTTCCTCGACCGCTGGCGCAAGCATGAGCCGGGTTTCGTCAGCAACGAGGGGCGTGAAGAAAGAATCACCTTCACCAAAAAAGCAATCGATCTCGGAAAGACCCTTCAGGCGGAGGCGATCACCATCTGTTCCGGCAGGCTCAGCCCCCAGGTGGACGCGGAGTTGGCGTGGCCCATCCTGGTACAGGGGCTGGCAGATGTGGCTGAATATGCGGACAAGCAGGGGATGAATATCGCTTTGGAGCCGGAGCCGGGTATGTACATCGACGACCTGACGGAATACGACAGGCTGTGCGAAGAGCCGTTGTTGAAAGATCGCCTGCATCTCGCCCTTGATATCGGCCACGTCCGATGCTCGGAAACGCGAAGTATCGAGGAAGCCATACTCACCTATAGAGACAGGATCAAGACCATCCATATAGAGGACATAAAAGGAGACGTGCACGAACATCTGTTCTTCGGCGACGGAGACATTGATTTTCAACCGGTGATGAACGCTCTGTCTCAAATAAGCTTTGAGGGGCTCATAAACGTCGAATTGAGCCGGGACAGCCACAGGGCTGTCGAAATGGCGATCAAATCCATCGGTTTCTTACACAGATACAATAAGAAGGAGCGACAATGA
- a CDS encoding class I adenylate-forming enzyme family protein, which yields MTSALKHILQASLQFEAADSPALVYEDREYSYRQLIERSMAWSGKWQREKLQKGAIIGVAIADPFEFLATLFGAVRLGMGVLPLDPATLQREKGNLSQTFDITYIAVEDSLEKADCKTPTQDYDIEIDYGSPALFLLTSGTTGKPKGIVHSIESILQAARLSNAAYGTTGSDCVFTAAPIYHSAGIMPVMAALDTGAKNLLIKKFLPKTFLGLVTKHKPSLVKAPAFMYQVVSRMPVVRNVVIDQGTRWYSGSSRLTRSEKELLLAKYGIWVREMYATSETSLLAVEREGEELPPQCVGTVLDNVEVKIEEGRILVKTPAISLGYLDPDGNVMGLHRHPTWFFTGDIGSLDQDNRLFIYGRYGNIVNVAGKKVAPEEINAILSDHPRIEESVVIGVNDEVSGGALAAFLVTRGEFPPSEVRKFCKSRLPDYKTPKHIVYCETLPKAKLNKIDIPQLRKMFLNKLQESEGVLA from the coding sequence ATGACAAGTGCCCTGAAGCATATACTGCAAGCTTCGTTGCAGTTTGAGGCAGCAGACAGCCCTGCCCTCGTTTACGAGGACCGGGAGTATAGCTACCGCCAACTCATCGAGCGGTCCATGGCGTGGAGTGGGAAATGGCAACGTGAAAAGCTGCAAAAAGGCGCCATCATTGGAGTTGCTATTGCGGATCCCTTCGAGTTTCTAGCCACACTCTTCGGAGCTGTACGTTTAGGTATGGGGGTACTCCCCCTGGATCCCGCCACGCTGCAAAGAGAAAAGGGAAACCTGTCGCAGACCTTCGACATTACGTACATAGCAGTGGAAGACTCGCTGGAAAAAGCCGACTGCAAGACGCCGACGCAAGACTATGACATCGAAATAGACTACGGTTCGCCTGCACTTTTCCTTTTGACTTCCGGTACGACCGGGAAACCGAAAGGGATTGTCCACTCCATAGAGAGTATCTTGCAGGCGGCGAGACTTTCCAATGCCGCATACGGGACCACAGGGAGCGACTGTGTCTTCACCGCTGCGCCGATATATCACTCGGCAGGCATTATGCCGGTAATGGCAGCCCTGGATACAGGAGCCAAGAATCTGCTTATCAAAAAGTTCCTGCCGAAGACCTTTCTGGGGCTGGTCACCAAACATAAACCTTCGTTGGTCAAGGCACCGGCTTTTATGTACCAGGTCGTTAGCAGAATGCCGGTGGTGAGGAATGTGGTCATCGACCAGGGAACCAGATGGTATTCCGGTTCATCCCGGCTGACCCGAAGCGAAAAAGAGCTCCTGCTGGCGAAATACGGCATATGGGTGCGCGAGATGTACGCCACCAGCGAAACCTCCCTTCTGGCTGTGGAAAGAGAGGGAGAAGAGCTCCCCCCTCAGTGCGTGGGGACGGTACTGGACAACGTGGAGGTCAAGATAGAGGAGGGGCGCATCCTGGTAAAGACCCCTGCCATAAGCCTTGGCTATCTGGATCCGGATGGCAATGTGATGGGGTTGCACAGGCATCCGACCTGGTTCTTCACCGGTGACATTGGCTCGCTCGACCAGGACAACAGACTGTTTATTTATGGACGTTACGGCAATATCGTTAACGTCGCGGGGAAGAAGGTGGCTCCGGAAGAAATCAACGCAATTCTCTCGGACCACCCTCGTATTGAAGAATCGGTAGTCATAGGCGTGAACGATGAGGTCTCCGGTGGGGCGTTAGCCGCGTTTCTGGTGACAAGAGGCGAATTTCCTCCCAGCGAAGTGAGAAAATTCTGCAAGTCGCGCCTGCCGGACTACAAGACCCCGAAACATATCGTCTACTGTGAAACATTGCCGAAAGCAAAGTTGAACAAGATCGATATTCCCCAGCTCAGGAAAATGTTTTTGAATAAGCTACAGGAAAGTGAAGGAGTATTGGCTTGA
- the ccsB gene encoding c-type cytochrome biogenesis protein CcsB → MTSSLLFNVTTVSYLLATVVFFAYLASKNRILGLMGSIAAYSGFVVQTVAIGLRWRESYLIGHGHAPLSNLYESVVFFSWTIILIFALLDLRYKYRVIGAFVVPFALMGMAWAQLGLSSGIEPLVPALQSNWLLYHVITSFLGYAAFAVACGISIMYLIKARQKSGEVSGQTDSIVGAFPVARVLDDLNYKAIMIGFPLLTLGIVTGAAWANYAWGTYWSWDPKETWSLIVWFVYAAFLHARITKGWVGKKAAILSIVGFAATIFCYLGVNLILSGLHSYGGRM, encoded by the coding sequence ATGACCAGTTCGCTGCTGTTCAATGTGACAACCGTTTCATACCTTCTGGCTACGGTAGTATTCTTTGCCTACCTGGCCAGTAAAAATCGCATCCTCGGCTTGATGGGAAGCATAGCGGCATATTCCGGCTTCGTTGTGCAGACGGTCGCAATAGGGCTGCGTTGGAGAGAATCATACCTGATTGGACATGGTCATGCCCCCTTGTCCAATCTGTATGAATCTGTAGTGTTCTTTTCCTGGACGATCATACTGATTTTTGCCCTGCTCGATCTCCGTTACAAGTACCGGGTCATCGGCGCCTTCGTCGTTCCGTTCGCCCTCATGGGCATGGCCTGGGCGCAACTGGGCCTCAGTAGCGGCATAGAACCCCTGGTGCCGGCACTGCAGAGCAACTGGCTACTTTACCACGTTATCACCAGTTTTCTCGGCTATGCCGCGTTTGCCGTTGCCTGCGGTATTTCCATCATGTACCTGATTAAAGCCAGGCAGAAGTCAGGTGAAGTCAGTGGTCAGACCGACAGCATTGTCGGCGCATTTCCCGTTGCCAGAGTACTGGACGACCTCAACTACAAGGCAATCATGATCGGCTTTCCGCTGCTGACCCTCGGCATTGTTACCGGTGCTGCATGGGCGAATTACGCCTGGGGTACTTACTGGAGCTGGGACCCGAAGGAAACCTGGTCGCTGATTGTCTGGTTCGTTTACGCAGCTTTTCTTCATGCCCGCATCACCAAGGGATGGGTAGGGAAAAAGGCGGCCATTCTCTCCATTGTCGGTTTTGCCGCCACCATCTTCTGTTATCTTGGGGTCAATCTAATTTTATCAGGACTGCACAGCTATGGCGGCAGAATGTAG
- a CDS encoding beta-ketoacyl synthase N-terminal-like domain-containing protein: MRFSELNKKIAITGMGSVSVFGKGIDVFSRNVEQGQGHFALMAPAQGSNVRVRVSLADEQEFSEGLDPNTSRYATKLSKMAALAGKEALDMSGMACHGLKDVGALVGTALSGTVFRESVCSALSRPTGRVSPLKASRCVPNESVGTICLELGLKGYNTIVSSFASSSVDALFQASLAIVTGKARAMLVVGAEELSPFVIESLWGMGLLEEIAVDGSGQSSSSNLPQKQGLCLGEGAAAVLLEDADSALNRGADILGFIEEISIRSSSSSSIKRVRMMAETIMDCLDRVPVVDDVLLGYISANANGDRVMDGLERNALRRLLGQKSLPVTALKRALGETFGAAGLFQLVSALCGFKNRGAPLLEWPGQKVDAEAPPTVISEHRMKSAIINNFSPMGNYSSVLLTTKEVFV; the protein is encoded by the coding sequence GTGCGTTTTTCAGAATTGAATAAAAAGATCGCCATAACTGGGATGGGTTCGGTCTCCGTTTTTGGGAAAGGGATCGACGTTTTTTCCAGGAACGTGGAACAGGGCCAGGGTCATTTCGCACTCATGGCTCCCGCTCAAGGAAGTAACGTCCGGGTCCGGGTATCTCTAGCAGACGAGCAGGAGTTTTCCGAAGGGCTGGACCCGAACACCAGTCGTTACGCGACCAAGCTGAGTAAGATGGCGGCCTTGGCTGGCAAAGAAGCCTTGGACATGAGCGGGATGGCTTGCCATGGATTAAAGGACGTCGGTGCGCTGGTAGGAACGGCACTCTCCGGGACCGTGTTCAGAGAAAGCGTTTGCAGCGCCTTGTCCCGTCCAACTGGGCGCGTCTCACCGTTAAAAGCCAGCAGGTGCGTTCCCAACGAATCGGTCGGGACCATCTGCCTGGAATTAGGCTTGAAGGGTTACAACACCATTGTCTCAAGCTTTGCGTCCTCCTCGGTAGATGCCTTGTTTCAGGCGAGCCTCGCGATCGTGACCGGAAAGGCGCGCGCCATGCTCGTCGTTGGAGCAGAGGAATTATCGCCCTTTGTCATCGAATCCTTGTGGGGGATGGGCCTTTTGGAAGAAATCGCCGTCGACGGCAGTGGCCAGAGTAGTAGCAGTAATCTTCCGCAAAAACAAGGGCTTTGCCTTGGTGAAGGGGCCGCTGCAGTCCTTCTGGAGGATGCGGATTCTGCCCTGAACAGGGGGGCTGATATCCTCGGCTTCATAGAAGAGATATCGATACGATCATCATCAAGCTCTTCAATTAAACGTGTAAGAATGATGGCTGAGACAATAATGGACTGCCTGGACAGAGTGCCAGTTGTGGACGACGTATTGCTGGGATACATCTCTGCCAATGCCAATGGCGACAGGGTCATGGATGGATTGGAGAGAAACGCCCTGCGAAGGTTACTGGGTCAAAAGAGCTTGCCAGTGACGGCTCTTAAACGTGCTTTGGGGGAAACGTTTGGCGCGGCTGGCTTATTCCAACTGGTATCGGCACTATGTGGTTTCAAGAACAGAGGAGCACCTCTTCTTGAATGGCCAGGCCAAAAGGTGGATGCAGAAGCGCCGCCAACTGTCATTTCCGAGCATCGCATGAAGTCGGCAATCATCAACAATTTCAGCCCGATGGGGAATTATTCCTCTGTGTTATTAACAACCAAGGAGGTCTTTGTATGA